In a single window of the Nocardioides sp. L-11A genome:
- a CDS encoding CocE/NonD family hydrolase, translating to MSAGFWLGDVATPMRDGVALQADVWHHGEPRPAVVFRTPYGRRAITSDVLRPVDCLHGGFAAVCQDTRGRFGSEGDWEPIMWDQEALDAYDTVEWVARQEWCDGRVILAGTSYGGIVSFLGAAQRPPSLAGVAAAMVTSGSRDLRELGGAMRLEQVVSWLLYMAADWLRRRPQDADAETVATLHALLLDPEPALAALPLAEGPLARLRGFPIDVPALLAGRVPTTPEWEPAAVGVPVFVTTGWFDVFASATIDAFRDAVRAHPELAHRLVVGPWAHTGPLPHHTGELNFGITASAAAATVPAQQLAFFADPAAVAPRHEVRYFLMGADQWHTADAWPPRATRSEVLHLGRAGVLGPEPEAAGAVDSLVHDPLDPVPSRGGRVIHLGRSTPGPIDLSRQLERPDVLGYRTAELDEPLDVVGAVHADLTVSVSQPDADLVVRLVDVRPDGRVYPVAEGVARLSHVLGGPADGTPARVRVALGYTAQRFGPGHRLGLLVTGSAFPHLDRNLSTGEPSSTSAEARTVAVDLHLADSTLSIDVHHQEGPR from the coding sequence ATGAGTGCCGGGTTCTGGCTCGGCGACGTCGCGACGCCAATGCGCGACGGTGTGGCGCTGCAGGCCGACGTGTGGCACCACGGCGAGCCCCGCCCCGCGGTGGTCTTCCGCACGCCCTACGGGCGCCGGGCGATCACCTCCGACGTACTGCGGCCGGTCGACTGCCTCCACGGCGGGTTCGCCGCGGTCTGCCAGGACACCCGAGGCCGGTTCGGCTCGGAGGGTGACTGGGAGCCGATCATGTGGGACCAGGAGGCCCTCGACGCCTACGACACCGTGGAGTGGGTCGCCCGCCAGGAGTGGTGCGACGGCCGGGTGATCCTCGCCGGCACGTCGTACGGCGGCATCGTCTCCTTCCTCGGCGCCGCCCAGCGCCCGCCGAGCCTGGCCGGCGTTGCCGCGGCGATGGTGACCTCGGGCAGCCGCGACCTGCGCGAGCTGGGCGGGGCGATGCGCCTCGAGCAGGTCGTCAGCTGGCTGCTCTACATGGCCGCGGACTGGCTGCGGCGGCGACCGCAGGACGCCGACGCCGAGACGGTCGCCACCCTGCATGCCCTCCTTCTCGACCCGGAGCCGGCCCTGGCGGCGCTGCCCCTGGCCGAGGGCCCGCTGGCACGGCTGCGCGGCTTCCCGATCGACGTCCCCGCGCTGCTGGCCGGCCGGGTGCCGACCACGCCCGAGTGGGAGCCGGCCGCCGTCGGGGTGCCGGTGTTCGTCACGACGGGTTGGTTCGACGTCTTCGCCTCCGCCACGATCGACGCGTTCCGCGACGCCGTCCGGGCCCATCCCGAGCTGGCGCACCGCCTCGTCGTCGGCCCGTGGGCGCACACCGGACCGCTGCCGCACCACACCGGCGAGCTGAACTTCGGCATCACCGCCTCCGCCGCGGCGGCGACCGTCCCCGCGCAGCAGCTGGCCTTCTTCGCGGACCCCGCGGCGGTCGCGCCGCGGCACGAGGTCAGGTACTTCCTCATGGGCGCCGACCAGTGGCACACGGCCGATGCCTGGCCGCCGCGCGCCACCCGGTCCGAGGTGCTGCACCTGGGGCGGGCCGGCGTCCTCGGTCCCGAGCCGGAGGCGGCCGGTGCCGTCGACAGCCTCGTCCACGACCCGCTCGACCCGGTGCCGAGCCGCGGCGGCCGGGTCATCCACCTCGGGCGGTCCACGCCGGGACCGATCGACCTGAGCCGGCAGCTCGAGCGACCCGATGTGCTCGGTTACCGGACGGCGGAGCTCGACGAGCCGCTCGACGTCGTGGGCGCCGTCCACGCGGACCTGACGGTGTCGGTGAGCCAGCCGGACGCCGACCTCGTCGTCCGCCTGGTCGACGTCCGTCCCGACGGGCGGGTGTACCCCGTCGCCGAGGGCGTGGCCCGGCTGAGCCACGTGCTCGGCGGCCCCGCCGACGGCACTCCTGCCCGGGTGCGGGTCGCCCTCGGGTACACCGCGCAGCGCTTCGGGCCGGGCCACCGGCTGGGCCTCCTCGTGACGGGCAGCGCCTTCCCCCACCTCGACCGCAACCTCAGCACCGGTGAGCCGTCGAGCACCTCCGCCGAGGCCCGCACCGTCGCCGTCGACCTCCACCTCGCGGACTCGACGCTCTCCATCGACGTCCATCACCAGGAAGGACCACGCTGA
- a CDS encoding SDR family oxidoreductase: protein MGENIFGRFEGHVVVVTGAASGIGAASLTLFERAGATVVGLDLREGPGIRACDVSDPAAVDAALRAVVAEHGRLDVVHGNAGISIPGRPHSITDDDYRRVMGVCCDANFYLVRSGVPHMRERGGVFVFTASMCGVGATPRSSVYNMAKHAVIGLTRSVAVDYGAQGIRAVAMVTGPTHTAMADELWPEDGVARNGFLRATPAGRLSRPEEQARAAVFAALPESSYMNGGVITVDGGATAGWNEMGLGMLPTAASA, encoded by the coding sequence ATGGGCGAGAACATCTTCGGTCGCTTCGAGGGACACGTCGTGGTCGTGACGGGTGCCGCCTCCGGCATCGGCGCCGCGTCGCTGACGCTCTTCGAGCGCGCGGGCGCGACGGTGGTGGGCCTGGACCTGCGCGAGGGCCCCGGCATCCGGGCCTGCGACGTGTCCGACCCCGCCGCGGTCGACGCGGCACTGCGTGCGGTGGTGGCCGAGCACGGCCGCCTGGACGTGGTGCACGGGAACGCGGGGATCAGCATCCCCGGTCGTCCGCACTCGATCACCGACGACGACTACCGCCGGGTGATGGGCGTGTGCTGCGACGCGAACTTCTACCTCGTGCGCTCCGGCGTGCCGCACATGCGGGAGCGCGGCGGAGTCTTCGTCTTCACCGCCTCGATGTGCGGGGTCGGGGCGACGCCGCGGTCCTCGGTCTACAACATGGCCAAGCACGCGGTGATCGGGCTGACCCGGTCGGTCGCGGTCGACTACGGCGCCCAGGGCATCCGGGCGGTGGCCATGGTCACCGGGCCGACCCACACCGCGATGGCCGACGAGCTGTGGCCCGAGGACGGCGTCGCGCGCAACGGGTTCCTGCGGGCGACCCCGGCCGGGCGCCTCAGCCGGCCCGAGGAGCAGGCGCGGGCAGCGGTCTTCGCGGCGCTCCCGGAGTCGTCGTACATGAACGGCGGCGTGATCACCGTCGACGGCGGCGCGACCGCGGGCTGGAACGAGATGGGCCTGGGGATGCTCCCGACGGCGGCCTCGGCATGA
- a CDS encoding enoyl-CoA hydratase-related protein has protein sequence MTTLHDEPALSTLRTHEPSPGVRWIALNRPERLNAIDRALGEELYAVLERALADRATRVVVITGEGRSFCAGDDLGAVEEHLRGEYERSPVIGTTPDPMYLRIIEMLVTSRVPVIMAVNGDAAGAGAELACAGDVRIASSRARLGSALLNVAQAGGLVMMSRLVGAARATEIYLSGALLDAHEAERLGIFTKVVEPEELVSATLAEAERLASAPTAAIGLFKELREQTIGQPVQQALRLQNAVHIRNNAEVEDALEGATAFIEKRRPRFAGK, from the coding sequence ATGACCACCCTGCACGACGAGCCCGCGCTCTCGACCCTGCGCACCCACGAGCCGAGCCCGGGGGTCCGGTGGATCGCCCTGAACCGGCCCGAGCGGCTGAACGCGATCGACCGCGCCCTCGGTGAGGAGCTGTACGCCGTCCTGGAGCGCGCGCTCGCGGACCGCGCGACGCGGGTCGTGGTGATCACGGGCGAGGGCCGGTCCTTCTGCGCCGGCGACGACCTCGGCGCCGTCGAGGAGCACCTGCGCGGCGAGTACGAGCGCTCGCCGGTGATCGGTACGACGCCGGACCCGATGTACCTGCGGATCATCGAGATGCTGGTGACCAGCCGGGTCCCGGTGATCATGGCGGTCAACGGCGACGCGGCAGGTGCCGGCGCCGAGCTCGCCTGCGCGGGCGACGTCCGGATCGCGAGCTCGCGGGCCCGCCTGGGCAGCGCGCTGCTGAACGTGGCCCAGGCCGGCGGCCTGGTGATGATGTCGCGACTCGTCGGCGCCGCGCGGGCCACCGAGATCTACCTGTCCGGAGCCCTGCTCGACGCGCACGAGGCCGAGCGCCTCGGCATCTTCACGAAGGTCGTCGAGCCGGAGGAGCTGGTCAGTGCGACGCTCGCCGAGGCGGAGCGGCTCGCGAGCGCGCCGACCGCCGCGATCGGCCTGTTCAAGGAGCTGCGCGAGCAGACGATCGGCCAGCCGGTGCAGCAGGCGCTGCGGCTGCAGAACGCCGTCCACATCCGCAACAACGCCGAGGTCGAGGACGCGCTCGAGGGCGCCACGGCCTTCATCGAGAAGCGCCGTCCGCGCTTCGCCGGGAAGTAG
- a CDS encoding SDR family NAD(P)-dependent oxidoreductase, which translates to MSLLAQRRVVVTGALGGIGTAVTARLLADGARVLAVDHPDVVRRDRGPDAPGLHVVGIDLRDPEASRAVARQGVERLGGLDGLVNNAGIELRAPLADHADERWDAVLDLNLGAPFRLARDLADLLAAGRSAAVVNVCSIAVTGFAGQVAYDTSKGGLLTLTRSLAVELGPRGVRANAVCPGFIDTPMLDEGDLRPIAERVARGLPLRRLGRPADVAGAVSWLLGDDAGYVTGQSLFIDGGMNRS; encoded by the coding sequence ATGAGCCTGCTCGCCCAGCGCCGCGTGGTCGTCACCGGCGCCCTCGGCGGGATCGGCACCGCGGTCACCGCGCGCCTGCTCGCCGACGGCGCCCGGGTGCTGGCGGTCGACCACCCCGACGTCGTACGCCGCGACCGGGGCCCGGATGCGCCGGGCCTGCACGTCGTCGGCATCGACCTGCGCGACCCCGAGGCATCCCGTGCGGTCGCCCGGCAGGGCGTCGAGCGGCTGGGTGGGCTCGACGGCCTCGTCAACAACGCCGGGATCGAGCTGCGGGCGCCGCTGGCCGACCACGCCGACGAGCGCTGGGACGCCGTCTTGGACCTCAACCTGGGGGCGCCCTTCCGGCTGGCCCGCGACCTGGCCGACCTGCTGGCGGCCGGCCGCTCGGCCGCAGTCGTCAACGTCTGCTCGATCGCGGTGACCGGCTTCGCCGGCCAGGTCGCCTATGACACCAGCAAGGGCGGTCTGCTGACCCTGACCCGCTCCCTGGCGGTCGAGCTCGGTCCCCGGGGCGTGCGCGCCAACGCGGTCTGCCCGGGGTTCATCGACACGCCGATGCTCGACGAGGGCGACCTGCGCCCCATCGCCGAGCGCGTGGCCCGCGGCCTGCCGCTGCGCCGCCTGGGCCGTCCGGCCGACGTGGCCGGCGCCGTCAGCTGGCTGCTCGGCGACGACGCCGGCTACGTCACCGGCCAGTCACTTTTCATCGATGGAGGAATGAACCGCTCATGA
- a CDS encoding amidohydrolase family protein, which produces MHSVMPFTPAPAAVDLCDVVLRRAGWRTYLGALLSAAPRYGVVFAPRFAAMSGRTSRQIVAGLAEDQDAAIEDLAEIAALAFDPEARVAELEEHDIVQVIHGGPWPCEDGTLNDHVAGIARLSGRFVPWAGVSLADPGAALAEATRAVDELGMSGLSVIPFLDGVGPDDPALADLWAFAADRDLPVWIHSGQSFSGSPMAISSPQVIDALAIRHPRLRIVLGHGGWPWVLDAVALLQRHAHVYLEFSSHHPRTMATAGSGWEPLFLHGARSVRDRVLFGSTSWTHGHGPAAVVASASHLPIAPEVREAWLHGNAARLLARDPEPAR; this is translated from the coding sequence ATGCATTCTGTGATGCCGTTCACCCCAGCCCCGGCGGCGGTCGACCTGTGCGATGTCGTGCTGCGCCGCGCGGGGTGGCGCACGTATCTGGGCGCCCTGCTGAGCGCCGCCCCGCGCTACGGCGTGGTGTTCGCCCCCCGGTTCGCCGCCATGTCCGGTCGCACCTCCCGGCAGATCGTGGCTGGGCTGGCCGAGGATCAGGACGCGGCGATCGAGGACCTGGCCGAGATCGCGGCGCTGGCGTTCGACCCCGAGGCCCGGGTCGCCGAGCTCGAGGAGCACGACATCGTGCAGGTGATCCACGGCGGCCCCTGGCCGTGCGAGGACGGCACGCTGAACGATCACGTCGCGGGGATCGCGCGGCTCAGCGGCCGCTTCGTGCCGTGGGCCGGCGTGTCGCTGGCGGACCCGGGTGCCGCGCTCGCCGAGGCGACCCGGGCGGTCGACGAGCTCGGCATGTCGGGGCTCTCGGTGATCCCGTTCCTGGACGGCGTGGGCCCTGACGACCCGGCCCTCGCGGACCTGTGGGCGTTCGCCGCCGACCGCGATCTGCCGGTCTGGATCCACAGCGGGCAGAGCTTCTCCGGCTCGCCCATGGCGATCAGCAGTCCACAGGTCATCGATGCCCTGGCGATCCGGCACCCGCGTCTGCGGATCGTGCTCGGCCACGGCGGCTGGCCCTGGGTCCTCGACGCCGTCGCTCTCCTGCAGCGCCATGCCCACGTGTACCTGGAGTTCTCCTCCCACCACCCGAGGACGATGGCCACCGCCGGCTCCGGCTGGGAGCCGCTCTTCCTGCACGGCGCGCGGTCGGTGCGTGACCGGGTGCTCTTCGGCTCGACGAGCTGGACCCACGGCCACGGGCCGGCCGCGGTGGTCGCCTCCGCCTCGCACCTCCCGATCGCCCCCGAGGTCCGCGAGGCGTGGCTGCACGGCAACGCGGCCCGGCTGCTGGCCCGCGACCCGGAGCCGGCCCGATGA
- a CDS encoding TetR/AcrR family transcriptional regulator, whose protein sequence is MRSAKTDARHTDTAQRVLDVATELFFTNGYPATSVRQIMQACHVTAGSLYNHFGSKEDVLYAILMRSLNDSVESLLRAHAAAADTATAQLRALVGAISIFHSERQLEGLVSQTEWRHLPPERAVDVLGQQKRIRRLFEECLQRGIADGEFTLAAVGADTDITAKSILDLCINAGKWFRPGGRLSAADLARQHVELVTQMVGATP, encoded by the coding sequence GTGAGATCCGCCAAGACCGACGCCCGCCACACGGACACCGCCCAGCGCGTACTCGACGTGGCCACGGAGCTGTTCTTCACCAACGGCTACCCCGCGACGTCGGTCCGCCAGATCATGCAGGCCTGCCACGTCACCGCCGGCTCGCTGTACAACCACTTCGGGTCCAAGGAGGACGTGCTGTACGCGATCCTCATGCGCTCCCTCAACGACTCCGTCGAGTCGCTCCTGCGCGCGCACGCCGCCGCAGCCGACACCGCGACCGCGCAACTGCGTGCGCTGGTCGGCGCGATCTCGATCTTCCACTCCGAGCGGCAGCTCGAGGGCCTGGTCAGCCAGACTGAGTGGCGGCACCTGCCGCCCGAGCGTGCCGTCGACGTCCTCGGGCAGCAGAAGCGGATCCGCCGGCTCTTCGAGGAATGCCTGCAGCGCGGCATCGCCGACGGCGAGTTCACCCTCGCCGCGGTCGGCGCCGACACCGACATCACCGCCAAGTCGATCCTCGACCTGTGCATCAACGCGGGCAAGTGGTTCCGGCCCGGCGGTCGGCTCAGCGCCGCGGACCTCGCCCGCCAGCACGTCGAGCTGGTCACCCAGATGGTGGGCGCGACGCCGTAA
- a CDS encoding metallophosphoesterase: MISTPRLLKVLAYAGAWAVLSVAVAAAIFVNSERTVEIASHEATLSPDFSGEVVARMGPVLPDLRIPSGTWVGVEVELGKTDVATLEELTSRYAAIASQPEGQIAVAERAVVAMALAALVQGAVLGAVPLLVWAAVGRTRRHELYAGLRTCGGVAVAGLVVVLVVVAAVPYGWGRTDPQAEHWQSLHDFLGPEVPLPAEAADVEVMADATTAQSRRLIESGISSYQKSVEFYSQAADDAAALELRQPEEGETVVLLVSDRHDNVGMDKVARAIADVGGATAVYDAGDDTSTGSRWEAFSLDSLAATFEDFDGRWAVAGNHDSGGFVHSHLEDLGWTYFDDEVIDGPGDSRILGIDDPRSSGLGDWRDQTGLSFGEVAELLADAACAADEDGDRVGTLLVHDANIAKPALARGCVDLVLGGHVHVQTGPTPVTAEDGRVGYTYTLGTTGGAAYAIAIGSKLRRPASIGLVTYRDGRPVGIQSVTLQPNGRYEVDPWVELTY; this comes from the coding sequence GTGATCTCCACACCCCGCCTGCTCAAGGTCCTCGCCTACGCGGGGGCCTGGGCGGTCCTGTCGGTCGCCGTCGCGGCCGCGATCTTCGTCAACAGCGAGCGGACCGTGGAGATCGCGAGCCACGAGGCGACGCTGAGCCCGGACTTCTCCGGTGAGGTCGTGGCCCGGATGGGGCCCGTGCTGCCCGACCTGCGGATCCCCTCGGGCACCTGGGTCGGCGTCGAGGTCGAGCTCGGGAAGACCGACGTGGCGACCCTCGAGGAGCTGACCAGCCGGTACGCCGCGATCGCGTCGCAGCCCGAGGGCCAGATCGCCGTCGCCGAGCGGGCGGTCGTCGCGATGGCGCTCGCGGCGCTGGTGCAGGGCGCCGTGCTGGGCGCCGTACCCCTGCTGGTGTGGGCGGCCGTCGGTCGCACCCGGCGCCACGAGCTCTACGCCGGGCTCCGCACCTGCGGCGGCGTCGCCGTCGCCGGGCTCGTGGTCGTGCTCGTCGTGGTCGCGGCCGTGCCCTACGGCTGGGGGCGCACCGATCCGCAGGCCGAGCACTGGCAGTCGCTGCACGACTTCCTCGGCCCCGAGGTGCCGCTGCCTGCCGAGGCGGCCGACGTCGAGGTGATGGCGGACGCGACGACCGCCCAGTCCCGGCGGTTGATCGAGAGCGGCATCAGCAGCTACCAGAAGAGCGTCGAGTTCTACTCGCAGGCCGCCGACGACGCCGCGGCGCTCGAGCTGCGCCAGCCGGAGGAGGGGGAGACCGTCGTCCTGCTCGTCTCCGACCGGCATGACAACGTCGGCATGGACAAGGTCGCCCGGGCGATCGCCGATGTCGGCGGCGCCACGGCCGTGTACGACGCCGGCGACGACACCTCCACCGGTAGTCGCTGGGAGGCGTTCTCGCTCGACTCCCTGGCCGCGACCTTCGAGGACTTCGACGGCCGGTGGGCGGTCGCGGGCAACCACGACAGCGGCGGTTTCGTGCACTCGCACCTCGAGGACCTCGGCTGGACCTATTTCGACGACGAGGTCATCGACGGCCCCGGCGACTCCCGGATCCTCGGGATCGACGATCCGCGCTCCAGCGGTCTGGGGGACTGGCGCGACCAGACCGGGCTCAGCTTCGGCGAGGTGGCCGAACTACTGGCCGACGCCGCCTGCGCCGCCGACGAGGACGGCGACCGGGTGGGCACCCTGCTCGTCCACGACGCCAATATCGCCAAGCCGGCCCTGGCCCGCGGCTGCGTCGACCTGGTGCTCGGCGGTCACGTGCACGTCCAGACCGGCCCCACGCCGGTCACCGCGGAGGACGGCCGGGTCGGCTACACCTACACCCTCGGCACGACGGGCGGCGCGGCGTACGCGATCGCGATCGGGAGCAAGCTGCGGCGGCCCGCCAGCATCGGCCTGGTCACCTATCGCGACGGCCGGCCGGTCGGCATCCAGTCGGTCACCCTCCAGCCCAACGGCCGCTACGAGGTGGACCCCTGGGTCGAGCTCACCTACTGA
- the rlmB gene encoding 23S rRNA (guanosine(2251)-2'-O)-methyltransferase RlmB, with amino-acid sequence MAGNSARKGAIRKSSKKPTAGSGGKVRRGLEGRGPTPKAVDREYHKAHKIAEAKKRADKRAGNQRGPRRKSGGDEWIAGRNPVVEALRERVPVTSVYVAEGAERDGRLREVFRLAAEHGIGLLEVSRGELDRLTDGAVHQGLAARIPAYEYAHPDDLLDAAEDAGQKPLVVMLDSITDPRNLGAIVRSAAGFGAHGVVIPERRAASMTAAAWKTSAGAAARCPVAQTVNLTRQIKAFQEAGCFVIGLAADGDLTLPALVADADLVGGPLVLVVGSEGEGLSRLVAESCDHLMSIPMAGVLESLNAGVAASVALYAVAEARART; translated from the coding sequence ATGGCCGGAAACTCCGCGCGCAAGGGCGCCATCCGCAAGTCGAGCAAGAAGCCGACCGCCGGGTCCGGGGGCAAGGTCCGCCGCGGCCTGGAGGGCCGGGGGCCGACACCCAAGGCGGTCGACCGCGAATATCACAAGGCGCACAAGATCGCCGAGGCCAAGAAGCGTGCCGACAAGCGGGCCGGCAACCAGCGCGGCCCGCGCCGCAAGAGCGGCGGCGACGAGTGGATCGCCGGGCGCAACCCGGTCGTCGAGGCGCTGCGTGAGCGGGTGCCGGTGACCTCGGTCTACGTCGCCGAGGGCGCCGAGCGCGACGGCCGGCTGCGCGAGGTGTTCCGCCTGGCCGCCGAGCACGGCATCGGCCTGCTCGAGGTCAGCCGCGGCGAGCTCGACCGGCTCACCGACGGTGCGGTGCACCAGGGACTGGCGGCGCGGATCCCGGCGTACGAGTACGCCCATCCCGACGACCTGCTCGACGCCGCCGAGGATGCCGGCCAGAAGCCGCTCGTCGTCATGCTCGACTCGATCACGGACCCGCGCAACCTGGGCGCCATCGTGCGCAGCGCCGCGGGCTTCGGTGCGCACGGCGTGGTCATCCCCGAGCGCCGGGCGGCCTCGATGACCGCCGCGGCGTGGAAGACCTCCGCCGGCGCGGCCGCGCGCTGCCCGGTGGCGCAGACGGTCAACCTGACCCGGCAGATCAAGGCCTTCCAGGAGGCCGGCTGCTTCGTGATCGGCCTGGCCGCCGACGGTGACCTCACCCTGCCCGCCCTCGTGGCCGACGCCGACCTGGTCGGCGGCCCGCTGGTCCTGGTCGTCGGGTCCGAGGGCGAGGGCCTGTCCCGGCTGGTCGCGGAGAGCTGCGACCACCTGATGTCGATCCCGATGGCCGGCGTCCTGGAGTCGCTCAACGCCGGCGTCGCCGCCTCGGTGGCGCTGTACGCCGTTGCGGAGGCCCGCGCGCGCACGTGA
- the cysS gene encoding cysteine--tRNA ligase — protein MSIRLYDTATREVRDFVPLHEGRAGLYVCGLTVQSEPHVGHVRSAVNFDVLQRWLRHRGYEVTFIRNITDIDDKILAKSEDQNRPWYNLAYAMKIELDKAYAALNVAPPTYEPAATGHIPEMVELIARLIERGHAYPADDGSGDVYFDVRSWPSYGELTHQGVDDMEPAADADPRGKRDPRDFALWKGRKDSEPETASWPSPWGRGRPGWHIECSAMAGKYLGDAFDIHGGGVDLRFPHHENEQAQSRAAGGAFASYWMHNAWITTAGEKMSKSLGNTLSIPSVLQRVSGAELRFYMVAAHYRSHVEFSFEALDEAAAGYQRIVSFLDRVGDDADPASSELPEAFCAAMDDDLGTPAAVAVLYDAVREGNRLLAAGEDASVVGGAVAAMLSVLGVHPRDPAWASSGAPGAEERLTAAVDALVSGLLEERTQARADKDWARADAIRDRIKAAGIEITDTPDGPTWTVN, from the coding sequence GTGAGCATCCGGCTGTACGACACCGCGACCCGCGAAGTCCGTGACTTCGTGCCCCTTCACGAGGGCAGGGCGGGTCTCTACGTCTGTGGTCTCACGGTCCAGAGCGAGCCCCACGTCGGGCACGTGCGCTCGGCGGTCAACTTCGACGTCCTGCAGCGCTGGCTGCGTCATCGGGGCTACGAGGTCACGTTCATCCGCAATATCACCGACATCGACGACAAGATCCTGGCGAAGTCGGAAGACCAGAACCGGCCCTGGTACAACCTCGCCTACGCGATGAAGATCGAGCTCGACAAGGCCTACGCCGCGCTCAACGTCGCGCCGCCGACCTACGAGCCGGCCGCGACGGGACACATCCCCGAGATGGTCGAGCTGATCGCGCGGCTGATCGAGCGCGGCCACGCCTATCCGGCCGACGACGGCAGCGGCGACGTCTACTTCGACGTGCGTTCGTGGCCGTCGTACGGCGAGCTGACCCACCAGGGCGTCGACGACATGGAGCCCGCGGCCGACGCCGACCCGCGGGGCAAGAGGGACCCGCGGGACTTCGCCCTGTGGAAGGGGCGCAAGGACTCCGAGCCGGAGACCGCGTCCTGGCCGAGCCCGTGGGGCCGCGGCCGCCCGGGCTGGCACATCGAGTGCTCGGCGATGGCCGGCAAGTACCTCGGCGATGCCTTCGACATCCACGGCGGCGGCGTCGACCTGCGCTTCCCGCACCACGAGAACGAGCAGGCCCAGTCGCGTGCGGCCGGCGGCGCCTTCGCGTCGTACTGGATGCACAACGCGTGGATCACCACCGCCGGTGAGAAGATGAGCAAGTCGCTCGGCAACACGCTCAGCATCCCGTCGGTGCTCCAGCGGGTCAGCGGCGCCGAGCTGCGCTTCTACATGGTCGCCGCGCACTACCGCTCCCACGTGGAGTTCAGCTTCGAGGCGCTCGACGAGGCGGCGGCGGGCTACCAGCGGATCGTCTCCTTCCTCGACCGGGTCGGCGACGACGCGGACCCGGCGTCGTCCGAGCTACCCGAGGCGTTCTGCGCGGCGATGGACGACGACCTCGGTACGCCGGCCGCGGTGGCCGTGCTCTACGACGCGGTGCGCGAGGGCAACCGGCTGCTCGCCGCCGGCGAGGACGCGTCCGTCGTGGGCGGCGCCGTCGCAGCGATGCTGAGCGTGCTCGGCGTCCACCCGCGCGACCCGGCCTGGGCGAGCAGCGGTGCGCCCGGCGCCGAGGAACGGCTCACCGCGGCGGTCGACGCCCTGGTGTCCGGCCTGCTCGAGGAGCGCACACAGGCGCGCGCCGACAAGGACTGGGCGCGCGCCGACGCGATCCGCGACCGGATCAAGGCGGCCGGGATCGAGATCACCGACACCCCCGACGGACCCACCTGGACGGTGAATTGA